The following DNA comes from Pirellulales bacterium.
CAATAACCCGTGGCTAGGGTGAAAGTAGTAGGCATCGTCCCGATGCCGTAATCAGAAAGTAGCAGTCCCCGTCCCGATGCCGTAAACAAAAAGTAGCAGAAACCATCCCGATGCCGTAAACAAAAAGTAGCAGAAACCATCCCGATGCCGCAAAAGAAAGTAGTAGGCATCGTCCCGATGCCGTAAACAAAAGTAAATCTGCTAGCAATCGTAGTTAGTAGCATGCGACTGTTATCTGCAAGCACCTTTTTGATTGACTCAACAATCACACATAATTATGATCTGCTTGCTTAAATTTCACTGGTCTGTAATCCATTCCGATATGCGAGGGGCCGATGAGTGGCAAATTCTGGCTTACTTTCTTGATCTGCGTGTTCCCAGGTACGCCGCTCCTGGCGGATGACCTATGGATTGGCAAGCGGGTATTTTGGCGCGATGATGCTATCGCAAAGATCGGAAACCAAGTTTTCGATGTTACTTTAATCCCTTATCCCGCCACTGTTGAACATGTTAACGGCGAATGGCTGTGGCTGGAGCGGGCCTGGGTGCGGAAGAAGGATGTGATGGATGTGATTGGAGCATTTTCAATGGCAAACACTCGAATCTCGATTAACTATGCTCCCGCAGAGGCTTTGCGTATTCGAGCAGCAACGTGGATTGCATGGGGTAATTACGATAAAGCTTATTCTGACATTCAACTAGCAATCCTACACCATCCAAAAGATGCGTTTAACTACCTTTACCGGGGAAACCTCAACTTTGAACGTAAAGATTATAATAAAGCCATAACGGACTATGACATAGCTATCGGAATCAATCCAGACTTATCCAAGGCTTACCGAGATCGAGGATTTGCCAAGAACATGCTACAGGATTATGCTGGTGCGTTACGGGATCTTAATGAGGCAATCCGACTTGATTCAAAAGATTATTTATCGTATTTTAATAGAGGATATGTACATGATGATATGGGAAACCACGATAGAGCGATCAAAGATTTTGATAACGCTATACAATTACATCCATACTATTATCTATCCTTTTACAATCGTGGCATTTCAAAGCAATCCAAACAAGAACTTAATGCTGCTATCAAAGATTACGATGTAGCTATTCGACTTAACCCAAAATATGCCCCCGCGTACAATAACCGCGGTCAAGCCAAAATGCTTCAAACCGACTTTCATGGCGCAATTCAAGATTTCGATGCTTCAATTCAATTAGAACCGTCTAATGCTAATATTTATATAATTCGCAGCTATGCTTTCACTCAGATAAAGCACTACGATGAGGCCATACGCGATGCCAATAAAGCAATCCGAATCGATCCTTCGCTCAGCCTAGCATTCGAATACCGTGCAGGGTCAAAACTTTACATAAATGACTATAGTGGCTCAATTCAGGATTATTGCGAAGTAATTAAACGCGATCCTAAAGATAGTAAAGCTTGTTATAGACTAGGCATAGCCTATCACTGCAATCGTGATTATGTCAGTGCTCTTAATAACTTTAATAAATCCATCAATTTAGATGCCAACTCAGTTATGCCATCCGCTTGTAAATCCTTTCTCCTGGCCACCTGTCCCCAACCAGAATTTCGCGATGGTCCTTTAGCATTAGAATTAGCGGAGTCAGCTCTGAAGCAGGCGAATAAGGATGGTTATGCCCTGAATGCCAAAGCATGCGCACTAGCACTCTTGGGCAAGTATGACGAGGCGATAACGTGCCAAGAATTGGCCAAGCTGGACAACGATTGGAGAAGCGACGAATTGCCAAGTGGTGGCAAACTTGCTGAGGAACGTATCGCGGCTTGGAAATCTAAAAAATTATGGCTGAGTGAACCACCCGCGCGGGATAAAAAGTAAAATAAGGTTGCTGCGAGTATTTGCCTAAACCTATCGGTTAATAAAATTAAAAGAACCAACATGAACAAGCTCCACGGCGCCCAGTTCCCAATTTTCCCAGCGGGCAATTGCTGATTTACCAGGATAGCGGCTTACGCTTTACAATTTCTACCGCGTCCGGTCGCCGCGCGGAACGGCTAAACGGCAGGGAGGGGGTGAAGAATGAAGAATTGGCAATTGTGGTGTGGGGCGGGTTGCTATAAAGATGGCGCTCCTCCGGAGCAGCGTGGGTGTTGCTCGTTACCCATCACCTTCGTCTCTGCCCGTTCGGCGACGGAGTCGCCTCCTACATTTTTCCCGCGATACGCGTCTGTTGCCGCTAATTCCGCCGATGCCAGCGGCGGCTTTGGGTGCGTCGTGGCAAAATTATCATTTCCATAAACCAAATACCATAAACCAAATACCAGTCGCTCGCGCTTCGCTGCGCGGCGCGGCTAAACATAATACGGCACCGGGACGCGCTTCGCTACGCGGCGCGGCTAAACGTAGTCCGGCACCGGGACACGCTGCGCGGCGCGGCTAAACGTAATACGGCATCGGGACGCGCTTCGCTACGCGGCGCGGCTAAACGTAATACGGCACCGGGACGGTGCCTACTACTATCCGGCCCATTGCCGCCAAAAGTACCAAGCCGTCAGCACGCTGCCGATCAGCACAATCAAGCGCCGCAGCAAATGCTTGTCCAGCAAGCGACCGTAATGCGCGCCAAAGTAACCCCCGGCCACCCCCGCCAGGACCATCGGCAGCGCGCGGGGCCAATTGATGATCTCTCCTTGTCCGGGGACGGGAAAACTATCTTGCCACAAAAATAGCGCGAGCGCGACGGCGTTAATCAGCGTCGCCAGCACCGTCTTGACCGCGTTCATGCCATGGATGTCGGTCATGCCCAAGAGGCCCAGCGAACTGAGCATGAGGATGCCGATCCCCGCGCCAAAATATCCGCCGTACAGGCCAATCGCCGTTTGAAAAAGCAGAATCGCCCCCAGGCGGCGGTTGCTTGCCGGGACGACATGTGCATCACCGGCATTTGCCAGGCCGCTAGAGCGTAAAATCCGCGGCTGCAGGGCAAACAGCAGCGTGGCCAAGAGTATCAGCCACGGTATCAATTTTTGAAAAGTTTCCGGCCGCCCCCACAGCAGCAACAACGTCCCCGCCACACTCCCCAGCAGACTGGGCCAAAATAGCCACTTTAGCCAATGCCCATAGTGCGAAAGTTCCCGCCGATACGCCCAAGCGGAGGCAAACGACCCGGGGCAGAGGGCGATGGTGCTGGTGACATTGGCGGCGACTTCGTTCCCGGCCCCTAGCGACCACACAAGCGCGGGAAAAGTGAGAAACGTCCCGCCGCCAGCGATAGAATTCATGGCCCCGGCCAACGCCGCCGCGCCCATCAGCACCACTAGTTCGGCAATGGTCGGCACGCGCGGGAAATTCCTCAAAAGCTAGCACAAGAACAAAATACCCATCAACGATTCCGCTAGCACGGAGGTCGGGAGGATGTGCAACCAGGTTCAATGGCCATCGGATGAAGGCAAAAACCGTGGGCGCTCGCCCAGCGGCTGATGTGATCAACTCAAATTGACAGCTTTTCCAAAACATTAGGATAAATGGGCATCGCGGTCGCGTTAAGGCGTCTTTTGAATCCAAACCAGATTTCTCTATGGCGGCTGGGGGCAATTTGCTACGATTTGGCGGATTTTTTAGCCTGAATCGTTCCCGCGGAATTTTTACGCTGATTTATTGAATGTCATCCGTCATGCTGCCTTACCTCCCCAGCCCATACAGTCGCCGGACCGCGCAAGCAGTTAGCCTGGCAAGCTTGAACATCCGCCCCGCGCTTTTGTTCTGTCTGATTCTGTTAATTGCTCTGGCGCGTAGCGCACGCGCCGACGAGCGCGATTACCCCGATATACCCGCGAATCTGTTTCAAAATAATATTGACCGCCGCGAACGCCAGGGGGTCTTTTCCCAGCCGATTGATGATCGCGCCTTAAATCCAGCGGGGCTGAACCTGCCCGAGCCAAGTCCTCCGCCTATCGGAAGTGAACATTTCGCCGCTAACAAGGCTCCCGCCGCCACGACTGTCAATCCTCCACCGGCCGAACACCCGGTCGATCCCGCGGAGAAATCGGTCGCCTGGTTGCAGCCCTATGCCCGCAGTTGGCAATCCGATGCGACTTTACGGAGTGTCTGCTTTGTCAACACACGACAAGGCTGGGCCGTGGGAGACCAAGGCGCAATTTGGGCGACGACCGATGGGGGCCGGACCTGGCAACCACAGGACTCCCGCGTGTTTGCCACATTAACCGCGGTCAGCTTTGTCGATGAGCAGCATGGTTGGATCGGCGGCGTGGTGTGCCATCCCGCGGCGGACGCCACCAGCGCGGTGATCTTACGCACGGTGGATGGTGGCCAAAATTGGATTCTTGACCAACATCAGCAACTCCCCGGGATCCGTCAACTGAGGTTTTTTAATCATCAGGTTGGTTGGTGCGCGGGGCAATTTTCGACGATCTTTGGGACAAATATTTTCATCACGGAAAATGGGGGGCGCGATTGGCAACCGGTTGTTAATAAGCAACAGTCCGATATCCTGGCCGCACTGGCCACTGATCAGCAAGTTGCCATCTCTCTTGCCAATAGCAACACTAGCGGACCTACCGCCATGACAAAGCGGTTACGCTTTACCTTGGCTAGCCAGCGCGGCATCCAAAGCGGAAGTTTGGCCGAATGGTCCTCCATTGCCACTCCCTTTGATGGGTTGCGAGGTCCACGAGCCATGGCACATGACGAGTCGGGAAACACCTGGCTGGTTGGCCAAGGGGGGCTTATTCTGCAAAACACGGCGGAAAACAGCGACTGGACAAAGCCGGGCCAACTGCCTGATTCGGCAGAATTACAGTGGTGTGACTGGCAGGCCGTGGCGTGTCGCGGGCCAAAAATCTGGATCGCGGGCACCACCGGGGGACGCATTTTACATAGCAAGGACGCTGGCCAAACCTGGCAATGGCAGAAAATCCCCACCACGTTGCCAATCTTTGATCTGCACTTTCGCGACGAACGGCATGGCTGGGGAGTGGGGGGATTGGGTCAAATTATCCTTACCAGCGATGGGGGCCAAACCTGGGAAACCGTCCAGGGCGCCAATCGCCGCGCGGGGGTGCTGATTGTCGTCAATGAGCCAAGCCAAATCCCCTGGGAATTGATCGCCCAGTTAAGCGGCGCGCAAGGTTTTCGCACCGTGGTAGATGTGTTGAATCGACGTGATGTCGAAGTTCCCTCCCCCGCCATCGAACGACAAGCGATTCGCGTGCGGGCCGCGCTAGCCAGCTTGGGCGCCACGTTGGCGGAACCTGAGTGGCGGTTTCCGCTGCGGCAACCGGGAATTGATTGGCCTAGCGAACGCCTGAATCAAATTTGGGGGCAATCCGCCGGTACCACGTCACAACTAGCGCTCAAAAATTTCTGGCGGAACACTTTACTTACCTGGCAACCGGCGGCGGTCCTAGTGCCTCAGCCGGGACCTGACGCCCCCGCTCAAGATGTGTTGCTGCATGCCAGTTGCTTGGAATATTGGCAAGCGACCGGTTCCAGCGGTGCAGACCCATCCCCCCCCTTATGGTCCTTTCAACCAACCGCGCAACCCCATGCCGGAGGATTGTCTTGCCAGCAGCCGGTCCCACGGACGCCGATAACATTGGAGGAATGGGCACTTCCGGCGCGGGCCATGGCACGGGGGGTTGCTCAAGTTGGCCTGCGCGGTTCACTGAGGTCTCCTCAGGAATTACCCGCTGGCTGGTCTTGGCACTGGCAAGCGGGTACAAGCCCGCCGACGAACCCTAACGCACAAATTCTTAGTCACAGCGAACATCCGGCAGACTCTCCCACACGTCGAATGCTGGTACAAAATGACACGCCAGGATTTTCCCCGACGGAAACCATAGCCAGTGGGCGGCGACGGGTTTGGCAAAAAATGCTAGTGCAGGGAAAATTAACAAAATCCGCCAACTGGTTGCCCATGCTGGATGAGTTTACGCGTGGCAGTTCCCCTGAAGTCGCCGCCGACACCTTGCTAAATTTGTCCAGGGAATGTGAAAAAATTGGTCGCCTGGATTTGGCGGGATTAATCCAACAACACTTATGGCAAAAATATCCCTTGACCACCGCCACTGGTCAAATTTGGTTGGCGGAATTGCGTCAGCTTTCCAGTTGTGAATTGCAACATTGGCAAAAACGCGGGGCCACCCCGGAACAGGGGGGAACGGCTGCGCCAGGGTCAAACACCCACCGCGCCCGACTGCAAAAAGTCAATGAAATACTTTGGCGGCATCACCCGCAATTGGCTTGCCCCCCTGAAATCCAATTTTTATATCACTCCTGGCATGAAGAACATCCTCAGGAACCGGGTGCCACAACGCCACCTTTGGGCTTAAAAATCCTAAGCAAGCCTCCCTACCACAGCCGCTTTTCCGATGATTGGCAGGAAGTTATCAATGCCGAATTGCGGGACACCGCAGGCAGACGTGCCCCCAAAGCTCACTGGGGTTGTCGGGCTGTTACCATAAAGCCATACCTGGATGGCATTTGCGATGACGAAACCTGGCAGAAAACGGACGCTATCTCGCTTCGCGGTGGAGAATTAGATAGCGATTTACCCCCCACCACAACACGCTGGGCGTATGACGCCGAGTATCTATATTTAGCGGCGGAATGTCAGACCCACGACCCGGAAAACCAGCCCGAGATCGCCAAAACTCGTTCCCGGGACCCCGATTTGACTGCTCAAGAACGGATCGAGTGGTATTTGGACCTGGATCGCGATAGGAATACTTGGTTTCATTTCGAGTGCGATTCCACAGGCAAGGTAAGTGAAGATTGCACGGGGGATGAACGCTGGAACCCCGAGTATTTTGTGGCGGCCAAGCGTTCCGAGACGGGTTGGAGCGTGGAAATGGCCATTCCCTTGCGGGAGTTAACCGCTAGCAACGAACTGTTGGGGCAATCTTGGATTGTCCAGGTGAATCGCATCTGGCCCCGGCAGGGGTTACAATCACTCCGGGGAACCCCCTCGACTCAAGCCCACCCCGTCGATTGGGGAACCTTGCGATTTGTCCCATAAAGATGAAAAAGAATTTGCGGACAAGTTTTTACCCATGCTACAACAATTCACCTATAATCTTCTGGCATATAGACTTAAGAAACTAAACAATAAGCCAATAACGGCTTTTATGGTGATTTTAAAAGCACTTTTTGGGGGGATTCGCCAATACAGAATGCCCCGTCGGCGAATATAATAATGGGAACTTTTCTGAGTCCGTAGGCTTCTCTAACGTATCTGTAGCTAGCAGCGAATGGATCACAGGCACGGGCCATGTCATGGATTCGTCGAAACAATTATCGCTTTCACAAACTCCTCCCCCGCTAACCACGGAGTTAGACGGTACGCCCAGGGCGCAGACTGATAAAGAATCAACACCGGGTAATTCGCCCTCGGCTCTACGTGTGAAAAGTCCTGCGGCAGCGGTTTATGACAGTACGGACAACGGCACGGTGATCATGCCGCGGCCACGTTTGCTGGATAACGAGACCCTGCCTTATATCAAAGAACTTGACCCATTACGCCAGGATTTGTCGCTGGTCAACGATTCCGCCAGGCTCAACAGTCTTACCGCCAAAAGCGATTCCGGCAAAAGCGACTCAGGACAAAAGTTTGTGGCGGGAAGTTCCGCCCGGGCACTCGCGCCGCTGACTCCGGAGGAAGAGGCGGAACTGGTCAATCAGCAGACGGTCATCTCTGTCAATCCACTGGAAGAAGCGCCGCAGATCGGTAGTTTGACCTCGCGGGAGATGGGTAAGCTGCTGGCCGGGCAAACACTGGGCCATTATGCTCTGCGGGAATTCGTGGGCGGAGGGGGTATGGGGGCGGTGTTTCGCGCGCTCGACACCATGCTCAACCGCATTGTCGCTGTCAAAGTGCTAGCGCCGAATCAATCGCGGGACGAAGAAACCCTGCGCCGCTTTCAAAATGAAGCCCAATCCGCAGCGCGGCTGGACCACGAAAACATCGGCCGGGTGTACAACTTTGGCCATGATCGGGGTTGGCATTTTATTGTGTTTGAGTTTATTGAGGGGGTCAATTTGCGGGAGTTGGTGGAGCAGCAGGGGCCGCTGTCGATCCCCGACACGCTGTTGTACATGCTGCAATTGTCCGAGGCCCTCGCCCATGCCAGCGGCCGCGAAGTCGTACATCGGGACATTAAACCCTCTAACATCATCGTTACGCCGGAGCAAAAGGCCAAGTTGGTGGATATGGGCTTGGCCCGTTTGCACCAGGTCGACCAACAACAAGAAGACCTAACCGCCAGCGGCGTGACCCTGGGGACGTTTGACTATATTTCGCCCGAGCAGGCCCGCGACCCGCGCGTGGCCGATGTCCGCAGCGACCTTTATTCGCTGGGCTGCACGCTGTACTTTATGCTCAGCGGAGCGGCTCCCTTTTCCAGCGGAACCGTGCTGCAAAAGCTGCTCAAGCACCAGTCCGAGGATCCCACCGATCCCCGCACCCTGCGGCCGGAATTGCCCGCGGATTTGATAAAAATCCTGCGTAAGTTGATGGCCAAATCACCCGAAGCGCGGTATCAAACCGCGACCCAGTTAACGCAGGATTTACGTGTTTTGGCGGAGGAACTGGGCCTTTTGCCGCATCGGGCGGGATTGTCCACGGTCTGGTCTCCCCCGGTTAAGGTGGCTCCCCCGTGGTGGTATTACCATTTACCCTGGATCGCCCCCGTGGTGTTGTCGCTGATCATTGGCTGGATTTTATATACGTGGGATCAGGTGTATGCCAAAGATTATCAACCGCAATTGATCTCGGCTCAACATCCCGGCACGCGCGCCACGACTGCCACAAAGCCCCTCCCTTCGGCGACGAACAGCGGTGTTCCCAAGGGCCAAAGCTCTCCCGCGGCACCAGCGGACCAAGCATTTTTTAATCCCAAATTACCAGCGCAGAGTCAAAACTTTGCGTTAGACGATAAATCGCCCCCAGCGACAAACTCTCAGCCGACATTTCCAGAACTGGCCCTAGCACCGGAAGGCGCCGCGCTCCCGCCAGCCGCCCGTCAAAATGACAAAGGCAATAGCCAAAACGTTAATCTATCCGCTAGTCCCGGCACGGACACGCCTATTACGGACCCAGCTAGTACGGACGATTGGCAAAGCCGGATTGCGTGGTCAACGAAATATTTAAATGAGTCCGTGGCCTCCCTGCAGACTCAGTATCTCCCCCAAATCACCAGCAATCTTCCCAAGTGGCAGTTTAACTGGCCGCAACTCGCCCGCGAATCCCTTCCCGCCACCGGTAACGCAAATCCCGATGGAAATACAAATCCCCCCCCTCTTCCCGAATCCAGCGGGGGGACCAGCGGCCGACTGATCGTCACGCCCAATCCTCAACGGGGAGGGGAATTTGCCTCGCTGGCGGCGGCATGCCGCGCCGCCCGTGAGGGAGCAACGGTGATCCTGGACTATGACGGCTTGCTGATTGAGCAGCCGTTTACCTTGTCGCAACCCAACCTCACGATTGCCGCCGCTCCGCAGCGGCAGCCGATCATCCGCTTTCGCCCGGGAGGGTTGGAAAGCGCGGCCAGCATCCGAGGCATGCTAACCATGATGGGAGGCCAGCTCAACTTCGAACGGGTCCATCTAGAGTTTGAACTGCCGGGGCAAATTTCCGCCAAGCCTTGGGCATTTTTTCATTTAAGGCAAATTACCAGCCTCCGCTTTGTGGAATCTTCCTTAACCATCCGCAACGGCGATCAAATCCGGCCGCGGGATGCCCGGGTCAGTTTTTTTGAATTATCCAACGGTCCCAATGCCAATACGCTGCGCGCAAAAACGCTCCCACGGCCCCGCGACCCCGTCATCCTGGAGGGACTCCAGTCGACGATCCGGGGGGCCGCGGTCATCATCAATAACCAAGAACAAGTTCCGCTTCGCTTTCATTGGGAACAAGGGTTTTTAGCGACCAGCGAGACGCTCTTAGCCGTCGATATTGGACAGCGGCCTGCCGCCGGGCAAATTAACGAGGGGGTGACGATCGAATTGCGCAATGTCACCGCGGTCCTCTGGCGGGGATTGGCCAGGATCAAAAACGCCCTGAATCTGCCGGATATTTTGCCAGTTTCGCTGGATTTGCGGGACAGCGTGATTCGTGGCAGCGGCTCGGGGCCGTTTTTGGAATTGGAAAATCTGGACGACCTTAACGGCCTGCAGGACGCTTTGCAATGGCGCTCCAGCAATTTCTTAGTCGATGGCTATACTTCTCCCGCGCGGATCACCGCCGCGGTCGGCACGACAAACGTCGCGGTCAATCAATGGAACGAAATTTGGCAATTGGGCGAACGACAGTTGGCTTTTGCCCCCCTTCCCTGGGCCACCCCGGCGGATCGACTGCCCGAATGGCATCGGATAGAGCCCGGGCATTTAGCACTCAAATCCAGCACTTTCTCCAACACCCGGACCGTTCCGGGTTTACCCCCAACAGAGGGCAACACGTCGGACAAGGGGGATGCCGCGGCACTTCCGGCCGCAATCATTCCCCGGCCCACCCCGCTCGCTCCCGAATCGACAATCCCGGCGGAACGTGCAAAGGGACTTCCGACAGGAACTATCCCGGCCGAATCACCGGCTGTTCCCGAGCCGAAATCGGGATTTTCGGCTAATGATCTGCGGGAAATGGAAAAAGAAATGGAAATGTCCCGTCCCTGAATCCGTGGCCGGAGGACGGGGAAATTCTGAAAAATTGCCGGGATCGGGGTGACTTTGCCGGGCTTTCCTTGACTTTCGCCCGTTAAATCGTTTAACTACACTAGCTCTGCTAGGGGCAGGCAACCCGCGCGGGTTGTATCAGTCGTGGAGCAGCGGTTTTCTACTTTTGTGCAGTTTCCTACTTTGTGCCTCGGAGTTTTCACATGAAGCGCATGCAGTTTGCGGTGGTGTTGGCTGTTGCTTCGGCAATCATTGGTTGGCAAGCCTCTTCGGCGTTTGCCATTCGCGAATTCCAAGACGAATTTCTGAAGACCTATTACAAGCCCGACAGCGAAGACGCGGGCGAGAAGAAATTGGCCGCGGCCATCGACAAGATCAAGAAAGTGAACGAGGAAGACCAATCGGTGGATGCCTGTATCATTTGCCATGGTCCCAAGGCCAAAAAAGTGCGGAACGCCTATGGCAAGGCCCTGGATGAATTGTTGGATAAAAAGAAAGACAAAATGGACGCCGAAAAAATCCAAGCCGCCTTGCTGAAAGTCGCCGAACAGAAATCCAGCGACGATGGCCCCACCTTTGGGGAACTGCTGAAGAAGGGCGTGTTGCCGGAAATGAAAAAGGATTCGGAATAATTATTTATTGAATCCATCGCAAATGGGAAAACTCGCATCCCATCCATCGGCACCGTGGGGAATTTTCACTCCCCCCGGTGCTTTTTGCTTTATCTGCCGCAAATTTCTATCAATTTGAGAATTGGCCAAGAGTGTAGAAATTATTTGTAGATTATTATTGAGATTCAATTTGGATTAAACTAAAAATTTTAATTAGGAAAATGAGCTTGCTAATCTGACCCTAACAATTCTGGTTTATACTGGTTGCACTTTGAGGGGCTTATTTTCTTTAGTTTTTCATCTGAGGAGCACGCTGATGAATCGGTTCGTTTCCCGTTCCCTGCTGGCCGCCGCCATTGTGGCGCTACCGGCCCTCGCTAACGCCGCGATTATCTCGCAGTGGGATTTTAATTCCAACCCCGCTGACGGCAACACTAGCACCGGCACTACCGCCCCCGCCATTGGCACCGGCACACTAGCTAATGTTGGCGGCATCACCAATAGCTTTTCGTCAGGTTCGGCTAGCGGTGGTTCTTCCGACCCGGCACCCGCCGCCGACAATAGCGGCTATCAAACCACTGGTTATCCCGCCATTGGCGGCGCTGACGAAACCGCCGGCATCGAAGTCAAGGTTTCCACCTTCGGTTTTAACTCCATTTCGATCAATTTTGATCAACGCCACAGCAACACCTCTAGCCGCTTCATCTCTGTTCACTACACACTGGACGGCTCGACTTTTACACGTCTCACCCTGGACAACACCAACTCCACTCCCGGCGTGACACCTCCCCTGGGTAATCCCGCCAGTACCCCCGGTTTGTACGGCGCCACCGGCACCTTCAGTAGCGGTGTGGCCACCAGCGCTGGCGATGACTGGTTCAATGGCCGCAGTGTCAATTTTTCGTCCATTCCCGGCGCGAACAATAATCCCAACTTTGGCTTCCGCATCTTGACGTCCAAGGATGGCTTGGCAAATTTCACCGCTACCAACCCGACCAGCACCTACGCCGGTACCGGCACGCTGCGGTTTGACATGGTGACCATCAATGGCGAAGTCATTCCCGAACCATCTACTTTCGTCCTGGCCGGTGTCGGCCTGGCTGGCGTGTTGGCCCTGGGGCTGCGTCGCCGTAGCTAAGCTTGCCAGCTGATTCCTGGCATAAATGACTAAACCGCGAAATTTAACCCACCATCGATTGAGCATATTTCGCGGTCACACACACGCGCAGCCCGGCCTAATCCGCCGGGTTGCTTTTTTTTTGCATAGCATTCCTCCATGCTGTGTCAAAGATTGGTGTAAAGCGGATCAGCCGCTGGGCGCTACCTTACGACTTTTGCCGTGCTGATCGTGGTCTAGCACCCTACGGCTCATTCAAAAATAGAATGTAGACCCAACGTTAGGATGACTTGCGAATGGCACGACATCTTGCGGCATAAAGCCGCTCAATCGATCCGATTTGCCTCGTCGATCGCGGTCCAGACGCATTCCCGCAAGTCTCTCCGCTCCGTTAATTGCGGTCGTAACTCCGCGGCGCAATAAATCCGCACGCGTTTGACGTAATCGTCAAACTGTTCCCGCGCCAGGGTGCGCACCATCGGCGAGACATCCCCCAAACGCCGATACCGATCTTCCTTGGCCGCGTAAACATCCAGATCAAATTCGACTTCACGCTCTTCGGGAGGTGCGTCAAAAAGAATATCATGCTCGTCAACAGGGGTACCCAGCCGGGTG
Coding sequences within:
- a CDS encoding tetratricopeptide repeat protein: MSGKFWLTFLICVFPGTPLLADDLWIGKRVFWRDDAIAKIGNQVFDVTLIPYPATVEHVNGEWLWLERAWVRKKDVMDVIGAFSMANTRISINYAPAEALRIRAATWIAWGNYDKAYSDIQLAILHHPKDAFNYLYRGNLNFERKDYNKAITDYDIAIGINPDLSKAYRDRGFAKNMLQDYAGALRDLNEAIRLDSKDYLSYFNRGYVHDDMGNHDRAIKDFDNAIQLHPYYYLSFYNRGISKQSKQELNAAIKDYDVAIRLNPKYAPAYNNRGQAKMLQTDFHGAIQDFDASIQLEPSNANIYIIRSYAFTQIKHYDEAIRDANKAIRIDPSLSLAFEYRAGSKLYINDYSGSIQDYCEVIKRDPKDSKACYRLGIAYHCNRDYVSALNNFNKSINLDANSVMPSACKSFLLATCPQPEFRDGPLALELAESALKQANKDGYALNAKACALALLGKYDEAITCQELAKLDNDWRSDELPSGGKLAEERIAAWKSKKLWLSEPPARDKK
- a CDS encoding YCF48-related protein, whose protein sequence is MSSVMLPYLPSPYSRRTAQAVSLASLNIRPALLFCLILLIALARSARADERDYPDIPANLFQNNIDRRERQGVFSQPIDDRALNPAGLNLPEPSPPPIGSEHFAANKAPAATTVNPPPAEHPVDPAEKSVAWLQPYARSWQSDATLRSVCFVNTRQGWAVGDQGAIWATTDGGRTWQPQDSRVFATLTAVSFVDEQHGWIGGVVCHPAADATSAVILRTVDGGQNWILDQHQQLPGIRQLRFFNHQVGWCAGQFSTIFGTNIFITENGGRDWQPVVNKQQSDILAALATDQQVAISLANSNTSGPTAMTKRLRFTLASQRGIQSGSLAEWSSIATPFDGLRGPRAMAHDESGNTWLVGQGGLILQNTAENSDWTKPGQLPDSAELQWCDWQAVACRGPKIWIAGTTGGRILHSKDAGQTWQWQKIPTTLPIFDLHFRDERHGWGVGGLGQIILTSDGGQTWETVQGANRRAGVLIVVNEPSQIPWELIAQLSGAQGFRTVVDVLNRRDVEVPSPAIERQAIRVRAALASLGATLAEPEWRFPLRQPGIDWPSERLNQIWGQSAGTTSQLALKNFWRNTLLTWQPAAVLVPQPGPDAPAQDVLLHASCLEYWQATGSSGADPSPPLWSFQPTAQPHAGGLSCQQPVPRTPITLEEWALPARAMARGVAQVGLRGSLRSPQELPAGWSWHWQAGTSPPTNPNAQILSHSEHPADSPTRRMLVQNDTPGFSPTETIASGRRRVWQKMLVQGKLTKSANWLPMLDEFTRGSSPEVAADTLLNLSRECEKIGRLDLAGLIQQHLWQKYPLTTATGQIWLAELRQLSSCELQHWQKRGATPEQGGTAAPGSNTHRARLQKVNEILWRHHPQLACPPEIQFLYHSWHEEHPQEPGATTPPLGLKILSKPPYHSRFSDDWQEVINAELRDTAGRRAPKAHWGCRAVTIKPYLDGICDDETWQKTDAISLRGGELDSDLPPTTTRWAYDAEYLYLAAECQTHDPENQPEIAKTRSRDPDLTAQERIEWYLDLDRDRNTWFHFECDSTGKVSEDCTGDERWNPEYFVAAKRSETGWSVEMAIPLRELTASNELLGQSWIVQVNRIWPRQGLQSLRGTPSTQAHPVDWGTLRFVP
- a CDS encoding sulfite exporter TauE/SafE family protein; this translates as MPTIAELVVLMGAAALAGAMNSIAGGGTFLTFPALVWSLGAGNEVAANVTSTIALCPGSFASAWAYRRELSHYGHWLKWLFWPSLLGSVAGTLLLLWGRPETFQKLIPWLILLATLLFALQPRILRSSGLANAGDAHVVPASNRRLGAILLFQTAIGLYGGYFGAGIGILMLSSLGLLGMTDIHGMNAVKTVLATLINAVALALFLWQDSFPVPGQGEIINWPRALPMVLAGVAGGYFGAHYGRLLDKHLLRRLIVLIGSVLTAWYFWRQWAG